One genomic window of Luteitalea pratensis includes the following:
- a CDS encoding sigma-54 interaction domain-containing protein, with protein MLTLEVSEQLLRLLGSVLDIRQVFPEISAIVQPVIPHDRLTMTLHDGQRSLVAHAFSNDDGPFLVRIHGTHIEALQDGWFRIVDDISTMTDPPWTDVEPKDYRTQLSDAGYRSVMSVIVRGRHQRIALHFWSKQAAAFSDADVPAARLIALHLALGVSHEQLAEAAEEARAARRRAQKLAQRVEALSEALDSHRGVTRMAGTSAEWRRVVTAATQVAATETTVLLTGESGTGKEVISRYIHRASTRRHGPFVAVNCAALPEPLLESELFGHERGAFTGAQQRKPGQIDVAAGGVLLLDEVSEMALSAQVKLLRVLQEREFTRLGGTRPVKADIRLIAATNRDLRAAVERGDFRDDLYYRLQVFGIHLPPLRERPEDIVALTAQFLEDLGQQFGRAPAGITYDAKAALLAHPWRGNARELRNALERAAILAEGGLITPEHLALEPLARTDAATTTDVREMERQLITRVLREARGNKSRAARKLGLSRKQLYHRIGMYGIG; from the coding sequence ATGCTGACGCTCGAAGTGTCCGAGCAACTGCTCCGGCTCCTGGGGTCGGTGCTCGACATCCGGCAGGTCTTTCCGGAGATCTCCGCGATCGTCCAGCCCGTGATCCCGCACGACCGGCTGACGATGACGCTGCACGATGGCCAACGGAGCCTGGTCGCGCACGCCTTCTCGAACGATGACGGCCCCTTCCTCGTGCGGATTCACGGCACCCACATCGAGGCCTTGCAGGATGGCTGGTTCCGGATCGTCGACGACATCTCGACGATGACCGACCCGCCCTGGACCGACGTCGAGCCGAAGGACTACAGGACACAACTGTCGGACGCGGGTTACCGGTCCGTGATGTCGGTGATCGTCCGCGGCCGGCATCAGCGAATCGCCCTCCATTTCTGGTCCAAGCAGGCCGCCGCCTTCTCGGATGCCGATGTGCCTGCCGCCCGGCTCATTGCCCTGCACCTCGCCCTTGGCGTGTCGCACGAGCAACTCGCCGAAGCGGCCGAGGAGGCGCGGGCCGCGCGCCGCCGGGCCCAGAAACTCGCGCAACGCGTCGAAGCGTTGTCGGAGGCCCTGGACTCGCATCGTGGCGTGACGCGCATGGCGGGCACATCGGCCGAGTGGCGACGGGTCGTGACCGCGGCGACGCAGGTGGCTGCGACCGAGACGACGGTGCTCCTCACTGGCGAGTCGGGCACGGGCAAGGAGGTGATATCGCGCTACATCCATCGCGCGTCCACAAGGCGGCACGGCCCCTTCGTCGCCGTCAACTGCGCGGCCCTGCCGGAGCCGCTGCTGGAGTCGGAACTCTTCGGCCACGAGCGCGGTGCGTTCACGGGCGCGCAGCAACGCAAGCCGGGGCAGATCGACGTGGCCGCCGGCGGCGTGCTGCTGCTCGACGAAGTCAGCGAGATGGCACTATCGGCCCAGGTCAAGCTGCTGCGCGTGCTGCAGGAGCGGGAGTTCACGCGTCTCGGGGGCACGCGGCCGGTCAAGGCCGACATCCGGTTGATCGCGGCGACCAATCGCGACCTGCGGGCCGCGGTCGAGCGCGGCGACTTCCGCGACGACCTCTACTACCGGCTGCAGGTCTTCGGCATCCACCTGCCGCCGCTCCGCGAACGCCCCGAGGACATCGTCGCGCTGACGGCGCAGTTTCTCGAGGACCTCGGACAGCAATTCGGCCGAGCCCCGGCAGGCATCACGTATGACGCCAAGGCGGCGCTGTTGGCGCATCCCTGGCGCGGCAACGCGCGCGAGTTGCGCAATGCGCTCGAGCGCGCGGCCATCCTCGCCGAGGGCGGCCTGATCACGCCGGAGCATCTGGCGCTGGAACCGCTGGCGCGGACCGATGCGGCGACCACGACCGACGTGCGCGAGATGGAGCGCCAGCTGATCACCCGCGTGCTGCGCGAGGCGCGTGGCAACAAGTCACGCGCCGCCAGGAAGCTGGGGCTTTCGCGCAAGCAGCTTTACCACCGGATCGGGATGTACGGAATCGGGTAA
- a CDS encoding nuclear transport factor 2 family protein: MHRLLVATGVALFLTVSVATAQPTGVAQPTGVKVINDAGTSAAEAAVRAAELARFKAQTTGDLKALDALLGDELVYTHSSAAVDSKASYVESMRSGALKYQTIEPRDIQVRVFGTTAVITAAAHITAISKGQPVDNQLRYMDVWVLRDGRWQMVGWQSTKIVP; the protein is encoded by the coding sequence ATGCACAGACTGCTCGTGGCGACCGGCGTCGCCCTGTTCCTGACAGTGTCGGTCGCGACTGCGCAACCGACAGGAGTTGCCCAACCGACAGGAGTGAAAGTGATCAACGACGCAGGCACGAGTGCCGCCGAAGCGGCGGTGCGTGCCGCCGAACTGGCGCGCTTCAAGGCCCAGACGACGGGCGACCTCAAGGCGCTCGACGCGCTGCTCGGCGACGAGCTCGTCTACACGCACTCGAGTGCGGCCGTGGACTCGAAGGCGTCCTACGTCGAGAGCATGCGCAGCGGCGCGCTCAAGTACCAGACCATCGAGCCGCGCGACATTCAGGTGCGTGTATTCGGCACCACCGCGGTGATTACCGCGGCCGCGCACATCACGGCGATCTCGAAGGGCCAGCCGGTCGACAACCAGCTGCGCTACATGGATGTCTGGGTGCTGCGAGACGGCCGCTGGCAGATGGTGGGGTGGCAGAGCACGAAGATCGTGCCCTGA
- a CDS encoding DEAD/DEAH box helicase, producing the protein MPRTLAGALRPYVSFRSRTRGEGYARQGRVAVVHSSATSVSARVRGSMLYEVSLDIVGTSLQPWCECPFFEGAREPCKHVWALALVADRQHLLAVPPDLELEGAGDFLALDAPQTAPPRFTAGRTPRSPRATNLPAWETFLDALPPPAGAAATISGPSAELLYVFDPVRSTTTPGMFVELLRRQRRKNGGWAAPRDVFIPRSEVKALPDPADREILERVCGAADAWTGAWNIAGAVPVPSPFVLTPALQRDLIERMCATGRLMLRPIGADGNPTPLVRTHWTPGTATFRLSIDGSADAGYNVTGVIDHQGQERPLHDAIFVTRALVLWRPPDDEAPAFAPFDAAGADRWLAALLNADTVHVPPAGRTRLMAALATADLTHVSCPDELRVETRVTQPQPVARVIRRGTRPTASWAQDRLGLEVSFAYGPHEIPGHAATPVLFDAQARVAWRRVPAAERSAVARLVDLGVRPLAIGGGAVELAAAAAGTHFDVLAPALPGLVRDLIGEGWRVEADGRAYRAAVASTLGVRSGIDWFELHGALDFGGVAAPLPAVLAAARKGEAFVRLDDGSLGLLPDEWLARSLRMATLGESHDDHVRFQPAQAALVDAWLAEQPQVTWDEPFARLRDELAHFTGVLPEAPPPTFAGALRAYQQDALGWFSFLRRFGFGGCLADEMGLGKTVMVLAALEARRLDHERAGTASRPSLIVVPRSLVFNWQQEAARFAPRLRMFDITGSQRRQGFGQVGDHDVAIVTYGTLRRDIEHLKEVAFDYVILDEAQAIKNASTATARAARLLRGRHRLALSGTPVENHLGELWSLFEFLNPGLLGSASAFTGARAIGEPGDDDGMLPLIERGLRPFILRRTKEQVASELPARTEQTLYCDLGPAQRKVYDSLRAHYRASLLGSGARDEGGRSTIHVLEALLRLRQAACHPGLIDPAQAAGPSAKLDVLLPRLQELVEDGRKVLVFSQFTSLLALLRDRLDASGLTYEYLDGRTRNREARVRQFQEGPCPLFLISLKAGGLGLNLTAADYVFLLDPWWNPAVEAQAIDRAHRIGQTRAVFAYRLIARDTVEEKVLALQAGKRQLADAVVRADASLLRDLRREDLDLLLS; encoded by the coding sequence ATGCCTCGCACACTCGCTGGTGCCCTTCGTCCCTACGTCTCGTTCCGCTCTCGGACGCGAGGCGAGGGCTATGCGAGGCAGGGGCGCGTCGCCGTCGTCCACAGCAGCGCGACCAGCGTGTCGGCACGCGTGCGCGGGTCGATGCTCTACGAGGTGTCGCTCGACATCGTCGGCACGTCGCTCCAGCCGTGGTGCGAGTGCCCGTTCTTCGAGGGCGCTCGCGAGCCGTGCAAGCACGTGTGGGCCCTGGCCCTGGTGGCAGACCGTCAGCACCTGCTCGCCGTGCCGCCCGATCTCGAACTCGAGGGCGCCGGCGATTTTCTCGCACTCGACGCCCCTCAGACGGCGCCGCCGAGGTTCACGGCCGGACGTACGCCGCGATCGCCACGCGCCACCAACCTCCCTGCCTGGGAAACCTTCCTCGACGCCCTTCCACCGCCGGCTGGTGCAGCGGCGACGATCTCAGGCCCATCGGCGGAACTGCTCTACGTGTTCGATCCGGTTCGATCCACGACGACACCCGGCATGTTCGTGGAGCTGTTGCGACGACAGCGCCGCAAGAACGGCGGCTGGGCCGCTCCCCGCGACGTGTTCATCCCGCGCAGCGAGGTCAAGGCGCTGCCCGACCCGGCTGATCGCGAGATCCTGGAACGCGTCTGCGGCGCGGCCGACGCGTGGACGGGTGCCTGGAACATCGCCGGCGCGGTGCCGGTCCCCTCGCCCTTCGTGCTCACGCCAGCGCTTCAGCGCGACCTCATCGAACGGATGTGCGCGACCGGACGCCTGATGCTGCGCCCGATCGGCGCCGACGGCAATCCGACACCGCTCGTGCGGACCCACTGGACGCCTGGGACCGCGACGTTCCGGCTCTCGATCGACGGATCGGCCGACGCCGGCTACAACGTGACCGGTGTGATCGATCACCAGGGGCAGGAACGCCCACTCCATGACGCAATCTTCGTCACGCGAGCCCTGGTGTTGTGGCGCCCTCCCGACGACGAGGCGCCGGCGTTTGCGCCGTTCGATGCCGCGGGCGCGGACCGATGGCTCGCCGCGCTGCTCAACGCCGACACGGTGCACGTCCCGCCGGCGGGGAGGACGCGATTGATGGCGGCGCTGGCGACCGCGGACCTGACGCACGTCAGTTGCCCGGACGAACTGCGCGTCGAGACTCGCGTGACACAGCCGCAGCCGGTTGCCCGTGTCATCCGCCGCGGGACACGCCCAACCGCGTCGTGGGCCCAGGACCGACTCGGCCTCGAGGTGAGCTTCGCGTACGGCCCGCACGAGATCCCCGGTCACGCCGCAACGCCTGTGCTGTTCGACGCCCAGGCGCGCGTGGCGTGGAGGCGCGTTCCCGCTGCCGAACGGTCCGCAGTTGCACGACTGGTCGATCTTGGAGTGCGTCCCCTCGCCATCGGAGGCGGCGCCGTGGAACTCGCGGCCGCGGCCGCGGGTACGCACTTCGATGTGCTCGCGCCGGCACTGCCGGGCCTGGTTCGCGACTTGATCGGCGAGGGCTGGCGCGTCGAGGCCGATGGCCGCGCCTATCGGGCAGCGGTGGCCTCCACCCTCGGCGTCCGCTCCGGCATCGACTGGTTCGAGCTGCATGGCGCACTCGACTTCGGCGGCGTGGCTGCGCCACTGCCTGCCGTGCTCGCCGCGGCGCGAAAGGGCGAGGCGTTCGTGCGCCTCGACGATGGATCGCTTGGCTTGCTGCCCGACGAGTGGCTGGCCCGATCGCTGAGGATGGCCACGCTCGGTGAGTCCCACGACGACCACGTCCGCTTCCAGCCCGCCCAGGCCGCGCTCGTCGATGCGTGGCTCGCCGAGCAACCGCAGGTCACGTGGGACGAGCCGTTCGCTCGCCTCCGCGACGAGCTCGCGCATTTCACGGGGGTGTTGCCGGAGGCGCCGCCGCCGACGTTCGCGGGCGCGCTTCGCGCGTACCAGCAGGACGCCCTGGGGTGGTTCTCATTCCTGCGTCGGTTCGGGTTCGGCGGCTGTCTCGCCGACGAGATGGGACTCGGCAAGACGGTGATGGTCCTGGCCGCGCTCGAGGCGCGACGCCTGGACCACGAACGGGCCGGCACCGCCTCACGCCCATCGCTCATCGTCGTGCCGCGATCGCTGGTGTTCAACTGGCAGCAGGAAGCGGCTCGCTTCGCGCCGCGGCTACGCATGTTCGACATCACCGGCAGCCAGCGCCGGCAGGGCTTCGGGCAGGTCGGTGATCACGATGTGGCGATCGTGACCTACGGCACGTTGCGTCGCGACATCGAGCACTTGAAGGAAGTGGCGTTCGACTACGTGATCCTCGACGAGGCGCAGGCGATCAAGAACGCCAGCACGGCTACCGCGCGGGCGGCACGGCTGCTGCGCGGACGCCATCGGCTCGCGCTCAGTGGAACGCCCGTGGAGAATCACCTCGGCGAACTCTGGAGCCTGTTCGAGTTCCTGAACCCCGGGCTGCTGGGATCCGCATCGGCGTTCACCGGCGCTCGTGCGATCGGCGAGCCCGGCGACGACGATGGCATGCTGCCGTTGATCGAGCGCGGACTGCGGCCGTTCATCCTGCGGCGCACGAAGGAACAGGTCGCCTCGGAACTGCCTGCCCGCACCGAACAAACGTTGTATTGCGACCTCGGGCCGGCACAGCGCAAGGTCTACGACTCGCTGCGGGCGCACTACCGGGCCAGCCTGCTCGGCAGCGGCGCGCGTGACGAGGGTGGCCGGTCGACGATCCACGTGCTCGAGGCGCTGCTCCGACTACGCCAGGCCGCGTGCCATCCCGGGCTGATCGATCCCGCGCAGGCCGCGGGCCCGTCGGCCAAGCTCGACGTGTTGCTGCCACGGCTGCAGGAGCTCGTCGAGGACGGCCGCAAGGTGCTCGTGTTCTCGCAGTTCACGTCGCTGCTGGCGCTGCTGCGCGATCGGCTAGACGCGTCAGGGCTCACTTATGAGTACCTGGACGGCCGGACCCGGAACCGCGAGGCACGCGTCAGGCAGTTCCAGGAAGGCCCGTGTCCGCTCTTCCTGATCAGCCTCAAGGCCGGTGGGCTGGGGCTGAACCTGACGGCGGCCGACTACGTGTTCCTGCTCGACCCCTGGTGGAACCCCGCGGTCGAAGCCCAGGCGATCGACCGGGCGCACCGCATCGGGCAGACCCGCGCGGTGTTCGCCTACCGCCTCATCGCGCGCGACACCGTCGAGGAGAAGGTGCTGGCCCTGCAGGCAGGCAAGCGGCAACTGGCCGACGCCGTCGTCCGCGCCGATGCCTCGCTGCTGCGCGACCTTCGCCGCGAGGATTTGGACTTGCTGCTCTCGTAA
- a CDS encoding TonB-dependent receptor yields the protein MVRSAHVRAALTAAALSLGMFVGQAAPVVAQSTTGTISGVVRDDQAAIIPGATVTVRNVLTGQSRIVVSGEGGQYRFPNLQVGEYELTVELASFATYKQSGLNLALNQDAAIDVTLRPAGVAESVQVTADTPLLNTTNAEVGVRFDTRRVAELPVGNSRDIISLALQAPGVSQLGAGQSTFASGTNFSVNGMRLRSNNFMLDGQDSNDPSVSGRQQPMNNTDVVQEVRLITNQFAAEYGRAAGSVMNVITKSGTNQFRGSAFVFHNDNSLNSRSNLDKAAGRTAAPFFREQQYGGTVGGPVLRNRTFFFGAYQKWTQDQLGSGTTLNGAPTEDGRRILESIAGTRPQVAALLRFLPAAQTPLGRTVPVTVNGQNYAIPIGSLTGSAAGVFDNHQGSGRIDQQFGGSDNLGGRYMINDQVQDGTGQVTPTGLTSVSPTRQHSFTGWWTKVFSPAVVNEFRFGYQKLDTTTNASDPSSEAIPSIEVPELGLTGFNAATSRTAIGLAVNLPQYRINDNFQYLDNLTYVTGRHAFKTGVDIRRINVESFFFPTIRGRLSYPTLQRLVDDTAEVATINKPLPGGEAIQFYDWTDVFAYVQDEWRMRDNFTLTLGLRYETPGNSIASLYPVNDAILDEAGGDPRYELTTRPERDYNNFQPRVGFNWRPQTSGDGVTGLLTGGDKLVVRGGYARTNDYAFININLNIASSFPFVAAYNEPNMSNAFVRLPNVDVSGLNPNSFARTIVSEDFQSPSADQFSLELQRELTSDIVWRIGYVGTHGNDLFQTLDGNPRQPYSTVRVDPTLAVIRERSNTATSSYHSLQTTLQKRLRAGFAAEVHYTWSKFLDTASEIFNPSSGEVAVPQDSFDIGNDKAVSTYDRPHRFTGNFVYELPFFRAQDSLIGKFLGGWQLNSAFTFQSGAPFTVLNGSDPTGALAGIDGLVGSAIRPMINTDQELSKMTIPDIIAAGGSSLFRTLCGNPTATCPGERVGNVGRNTLRADGIQNIDVGFIKNTRFGRTNLQFRVEMFNATNTRNFGIPEGRVSSTNFLNQWGTDGGKRTIWASARFTF from the coding sequence ATGGTGCGTTCAGCGCACGTGCGCGCTGCCTTGACGGCAGCCGCATTGAGCCTCGGCATGTTCGTCGGACAGGCGGCCCCCGTGGTCGCCCAATCCACTACCGGCACCATCTCTGGCGTCGTTCGCGACGACCAGGCCGCGATCATCCCCGGCGCGACGGTCACAGTACGCAACGTGCTCACCGGACAGTCGCGCATCGTTGTGTCCGGCGAAGGCGGTCAGTACCGCTTTCCGAACCTGCAAGTCGGCGAGTACGAGCTGACCGTGGAGCTCGCGAGTTTCGCGACCTACAAGCAGTCGGGCCTGAACCTGGCGCTGAACCAGGACGCGGCAATCGACGTGACGTTGCGGCCGGCAGGTGTGGCCGAGTCCGTGCAGGTGACGGCGGACACGCCACTGCTGAACACGACCAACGCCGAGGTCGGGGTCCGCTTCGACACGCGGCGCGTGGCAGAACTGCCGGTGGGCAACAGCCGGGACATCATCTCGCTGGCCCTGCAGGCGCCTGGCGTGTCGCAACTCGGGGCGGGGCAGAGCACCTTCGCATCGGGGACCAACTTCTCGGTCAACGGCATGCGGTTGCGATCGAACAACTTCATGCTCGACGGCCAGGACAGCAACGACCCGAGCGTGTCGGGCCGCCAACAGCCGATGAACAACACGGACGTCGTGCAGGAGGTCCGCCTCATCACCAACCAGTTCGCCGCCGAGTACGGCCGTGCGGCGGGGTCGGTCATGAACGTGATCACCAAGTCTGGCACCAACCAGTTCCGCGGATCGGCGTTCGTGTTCCACAACGACAACAGCCTGAACTCGCGCAGCAACCTGGACAAGGCTGCGGGGCGCACCGCGGCGCCGTTCTTCCGCGAGCAGCAGTACGGCGGCACGGTTGGCGGCCCGGTCCTGCGCAACCGGACGTTCTTCTTCGGGGCGTACCAGAAGTGGACGCAGGACCAGCTCGGATCGGGCACCACTCTCAACGGCGCGCCCACGGAGGACGGTCGCCGGATCCTCGAGTCGATCGCAGGCACGCGCCCGCAGGTGGCGGCGCTCCTCCGCTTCCTGCCGGCCGCGCAGACGCCGCTCGGGCGCACGGTGCCGGTGACCGTCAACGGCCAGAACTACGCCATTCCCATCGGGTCGTTGACCGGCTCTGCGGCGGGCGTGTTCGACAACCATCAGGGATCGGGCCGTATCGATCAGCAGTTCGGCGGCAGCGACAACCTCGGCGGTCGCTACATGATCAACGACCAGGTTCAGGACGGCACCGGCCAGGTGACGCCGACCGGACTGACCTCGGTCAGCCCGACCCGGCAGCACTCGTTCACCGGGTGGTGGACCAAGGTCTTCTCGCCGGCGGTCGTCAACGAGTTCCGTTTCGGTTACCAGAAGCTGGACACGACGACCAACGCCTCCGATCCGTCGTCGGAGGCGATTCCGTCGATCGAGGTGCCGGAGTTGGGGCTCACGGGGTTCAACGCCGCGACAAGTCGCACGGCCATCGGGCTCGCCGTGAACCTGCCGCAGTACCGGATCAACGACAATTTCCAGTATCTGGACAACCTGACGTACGTGACCGGGCGCCACGCGTTCAAGACCGGCGTGGACATCCGTCGCATCAACGTCGAGAGCTTCTTCTTCCCGACGATCCGCGGCCGCCTGTCCTACCCGACGTTGCAGCGGCTGGTCGACGACACCGCGGAGGTGGCCACGATCAACAAACCGCTGCCCGGTGGCGAGGCGATCCAGTTCTACGACTGGACCGACGTCTTTGCCTATGTCCAGGACGAATGGCGCATGCGGGACAACTTCACGCTGACCCTCGGCCTGCGGTACGAGACGCCTGGCAATTCCATTGCGAGCCTCTACCCGGTCAACGACGCTATCCTCGACGAAGCCGGCGGGGATCCGCGTTACGAGCTGACGACGCGGCCCGAGCGCGACTACAACAACTTCCAGCCGCGGGTCGGCTTCAACTGGAGGCCGCAGACCAGCGGCGACGGCGTCACCGGCCTGCTCACCGGTGGCGACAAGCTGGTGGTGCGTGGTGGCTACGCGCGCACCAACGACTACGCGTTCATCAACATCAACCTGAACATCGCGAGCTCGTTCCCGTTCGTCGCCGCCTACAACGAGCCGAACATGTCCAACGCCTTCGTGCGCCTGCCCAACGTGGACGTGAGCGGACTCAACCCGAACTCGTTCGCGCGCACAATCGTGTCCGAGGACTTCCAGTCACCGTCGGCCGATCAGTTCAGCCTCGAGCTCCAGCGCGAGCTCACGAGCGACATCGTCTGGCGGATCGGCTACGTGGGCACGCACGGCAACGACCTGTTCCAGACGCTCGACGGCAACCCGCGGCAGCCATACTCGACCGTGCGCGTGGATCCCACCCTGGCCGTGATTCGCGAGCGGTCCAACACGGCGACCTCGAGCTACCACTCGCTGCAGACGACGCTGCAGAAGCGCCTGCGCGCCGGCTTCGCGGCCGAGGTCCACTACACGTGGAGCAAGTTCCTCGACACGGCATCGGAGATCTTCAACCCCTCCTCGGGTGAGGTGGCCGTACCGCAGGACTCGTTCGACATCGGCAACGACAAGGCGGTCTCGACCTACGATCGGCCGCACCGCTTCACCGGCAACTTCGTCTACGAGCTGCCGTTCTTCCGTGCGCAGGACAGCCTCATCGGCAAGTTCCTCGGCGGTTGGCAGCTGAACTCGGCGTTCACGTTCCAGAGCGGCGCGCCCTTCACGGTGCTCAATGGGTCGGACCCCACGGGCGCTCTGGCCGGCATCGACGGCCTGGTCGGCAGCGCGATCCGTCCGATGATCAATACGGACCAGGAGCTGTCGAAGATGACGATCCCCGACATCATCGCGGCGGGCGGATCCAGCCTCTTCCGCACGCTGTGCGGCAACCCCACCGCGACTTGCCCCGGGGAACGTGTGGGCAACGTCGGCCGCAACACGCTGCGGGCCGACGGCATCCAGAACATCGATGTCGGATTCATCAAGAACACCCGCTTCGGGCGGACCAACCTGCAATTCCGCGTCGAGATGTTCAACG
- a CDS encoding class I SAM-dependent methyltransferase, whose translation MSDDINLWTSAEHAQRYLAVAYQIPRRQEGEASLLECVPAATRRILDLGSGEGRLAGLLLDRLPEATAVVLDFSDEMLGRLHARFDADPRVSVCAHDLSTPLPDLGRFDAVVSSFAIHHLLDLRKRALYEEAHARLTPDGVFLNLEHVASATPALHVWFLAALGLTPEEDDPSNKLAPVETQLQWLGEIGFTDVDCHWKWRELALLAGVRS comes from the coding sequence GTGAGCGACGACATCAACCTCTGGACGTCCGCCGAACACGCGCAGCGCTATCTTGCCGTCGCCTACCAGATTCCGCGACGCCAGGAAGGCGAGGCGTCGCTGCTCGAGTGTGTCCCGGCCGCGACGCGCCGCATCCTCGATCTGGGCAGCGGCGAGGGCCGCCTCGCCGGACTGTTGCTGGACCGGCTTCCCGAGGCGACGGCCGTGGTGCTCGATTTCTCCGACGAGATGCTGGGGCGCCTGCATGCGCGATTCGATGCCGATCCACGCGTCAGCGTCTGCGCACACGATCTCTCGACGCCGCTGCCCGACCTCGGCCGCTTCGATGCGGTCGTCTCGAGCTTCGCCATCCACCACCTCCTCGATCTCCGCAAGCGCGCGCTGTACGAGGAGGCCCACGCACGGCTGACGCCGGATGGCGTGTTCCTGAACCTCGAGCACGTCGCGTCCGCCACGCCGGCGCTGCACGTGTGGTTCCTGGCCGCGCTCGGCCTGACCCCGGAAGAAGACGACCCCTCGAACAAGCTCGCACCCGTCGAGACACAACTGCAGTGGCTCGGTGAGATCGGCTTCACCGACGTCGACTGCCACTGGAAGTGGCGCGAGCTCGCCCTGCTCGCCGGAGTACGGTCATAG